ATGGTCTTCTATCGTATCAGAGGTGATGAAAAATCACGATGGGTTTATCGTCCCGCCCAGAACCGATGGAGAGGGGAAAAGTGGTGGTATTGATAACTTTTGTCGCCGTCTGTGGAAGAAAAACGTAGCGCCTACCATTTTGGAATATGAAGGGGACACTCTCACGAAAAAGTGTTCTTGCCAAAAGGGTCACCAAAATCGAACGTTCGAGACAAGCGAAAATTCCTCTTTGCAGAGAAGACATAAAGAGTTCATAGAATGGGAAAGAGAACAGGACATCAAAAGGGAACCCTTGATCTACACTCCTGCGATGTCCGCTTTTGGTTACCTTGCCAGCGGATTAACCGTCCAACCTGGAAAATCAGTTCCCATCAAATCGTTATACATTGATCCTATGGCCGTGGAATGTCTAACAGTTATCCATGGATTTAGTTTCCAGgacaaaaaaaacaatgttgAACTTCAGATGCGGTGACGGGAAAGCAGTCATGTTCATCTCGCCAACGTCATCTAGTTTGGCACAGGTCAGAGTTGATGGCAACCAAACCAGTGATTTAAGGATATCTATGGCATTCAATGTCGGTATGCTAAAATCATCGATGGACCGATCGCGATCTGATATCGTCACTCAAGCTATCAACGAAGTATTAAACAATATCCATTACTGCAATATCTACTATGACGTATTCAATCGTGACGTCATCAACGTTACTTTTCTGAATCTCACTTTTCAAATAAACGTTCTCATCAAAGAAAACGCTTTACCTCATCTGTATGACACCGGTTCCGGTGACGATATCGCCAATAAGGTAACTATAGTAACTAAAACTTTTGAACGCCCAGATTCTGTGCTTAACCTCATCAAAAGCATCAGAAAGTACTATCCGAGTGTAACCATAGTGATAGCTGATGATTCAGAGCAACCAGTTGCTATCCATGGTGACAACATCAAGCATTACACCATGCCTTTTGCAGAGGGGTGGTTCGCTGGACGGAACTTGGCTTTAAGCCAAGTGCgaaccaaatattttttgtcGGTAGATGATGATTTCGAATTCACAGCCTTAACTAATCTTAGTAAGTGTCTCGAAAAATTGGAAAACAATGAAGAAAATATCGATATTGTAGGTGGCGTCCTTGCCAGTGGCGAAGGAAGAGATGTTGAATTGAAGAACTACCAGGAAAGAATGAGATTCGAGGGTGGTGATATGGGGCATTGCGTATACCGAAAATCTGGTGTGTACAGAAAACTACGGAATTATCCCCAGTGTCGCGTGA
The genomic region above belongs to Glandiceps talaboti chromosome 8, keGlaTala1.1, whole genome shotgun sequence and contains:
- the LOC144439169 gene encoding beta-1,4 N-acetylgalactosaminyltransferase 2-like → MRGSPLYIAFPLLFLLMSILYFISPWSSIVSEVMKNHDGFIVPPRTDGEGKSGGIDNFCRRLWKKNVAPTILEYEGDTLTKKCSCQKGHQNRTFETSENSSLQRRHKEFIEWEREQDIKREPLIYTPAMSAFGYLASGLTVQPGKSVPIKSCGDGKAVMFISPTSSSLAQVRVDGNQTSDLRISMAFNVGMLKSSMDRSRSDIVTQAINEVLNNIHYCNIYYDVFNRDVINVTFLNLTFQINVLIKENALPHLYDTGSGDDIANKVTIVTKTFERPDSVLNLIKSIRKYYPSVTIVIADDSEQPVAIHGDNIKHYTMPFAEGWFAGRNLALSQVRTKYFLSVDDDFEFTALTNLSKCLEKLENNEENIDIVGGVLASGEGRDVELKNYQERMRFEGGDMGHCVYRKSGVYRKLRNYPQCRVTNMVLNFFMAKTLSVRNIGFDPQFERVGHWEFFLAGLGYLRVASCSDFIAKHCRSLPEKYNIYRNKMVDPTYKYKKEQYTLFKHYLQCIQMG